A stretch of the Oceanibaculum nanhaiense genome encodes the following:
- a CDS encoding cyclic nucleotide-binding domain-containing protein — translation MQPDDVDAIRNLPLFRDCTSETFEALIKISFLQRFPQGVLLISENDPADFLHVVLEGMVEMFGSSGGRETTLSFVRPVSTFILAAVLKDQVYLQSARTLARSRILMIPAQSVRQAMQQDQAFMLSIVSELATGYRRVVKELKNQKLRTSSERLANWLLAHGRLSGDGTVRLGMEKRVLASRLGMTPENLSRAFSALRDIGVRVEGNTIRLEDMNALTDFSQPNPLIDDWNI, via the coding sequence ATGCAACCAGATGATGTAGACGCCATACGCAACCTGCCGCTTTTCCGGGATTGCACATCGGAAACCTTCGAGGCGCTGATAAAAATCAGCTTCCTGCAGCGATTTCCCCAGGGCGTGCTGCTGATCAGCGAGAACGACCCCGCCGATTTCCTGCATGTCGTCCTGGAGGGAATGGTGGAGATGTTCGGATCGTCCGGTGGGCGGGAGACGACGCTCAGCTTCGTGCGGCCGGTCAGCACCTTCATCCTCGCCGCCGTCCTGAAGGATCAGGTCTATCTGCAATCCGCGCGCACGCTGGCGCGCTCCCGTATCCTGATGATTCCGGCCCAGTCGGTGCGTCAGGCCATGCAGCAGGACCAGGCCTTCATGCTGTCGATCGTCAGCGAACTGGCGACCGGCTATCGCCGGGTGGTGAAGGAACTGAAGAACCAGAAGCTGCGCACCAGCAGCGAGCGGCTGGCGAACTGGCTGCTGGCGCATGGCCGGCTGTCGGGAGATGGAACCGTCCGGCTCGGCATGGAAAAGCGCGTGCTGGCCTCGCGGCTCGGCATGACGCCGGAAAACCTGTCGCGGGCCTTCTCCGCCCTGCGCGATATCGGCGTGCGGGTGGAGGGCAACACCATCCGCTTAGAGGATATGAATGCCCTTACCGATTTTTCGCAGCCCAACCCGCTGATCGACGACTGGAATATATAA
- a CDS encoding NnrS family protein, which translates to MPASPAAPTLSERPLQLPTRRFVLFAYGFRPFFLLAGLFAVFGVLAWLLAFAHGVWPAEGPGALSWHAHEMLFAFVVAAIAGFLLTAVPNWTGRGSFGPPLLIALTLLWLAGRWAMSPLFPFGPMAAAALDLAFLPALAVLIGGQLLRAGNYRNLPILAMLLAFTAANLLIHLERTGITADTAQAGRMLAVNLTLLLIVLIGGRIVPSFTLSTLRRLGQPVEIAQPRTLEIACLLSVLAVLAIDLASPDGSAAGIAAAVAAVLNGVRLGLWKGHRTAADPLLWVLHVGYLWIPLGLALKAVWLLAGAEIGLNWLHALTFGAFSTMVLAVMTRVALGHTGRPLRAAPATVASYVLLTLGALVRVFGPALFPALTLPSIAAAGLLWMTAFTLFLAVYGPILLRPRADGRPG; encoded by the coding sequence ATGCCCGCTTCGCCTGCCGCGCCAACCCTGAGCGAACGCCCCCTACAGCTTCCCACCCGGCGTTTCGTCCTGTTCGCCTATGGCTTCCGGCCGTTCTTCCTGCTGGCCGGCCTGTTCGCCGTCTTCGGCGTACTGGCCTGGCTGCTGGCCTTCGCCCATGGGGTCTGGCCGGCGGAAGGTCCGGGCGCCCTGTCCTGGCATGCCCATGAGATGCTGTTCGCCTTCGTCGTCGCCGCGATCGCCGGATTCCTGCTGACTGCCGTGCCGAACTGGACCGGCCGTGGCAGCTTCGGTCCGCCGCTGCTGATCGCGCTGACGCTGCTCTGGCTCGCCGGGCGCTGGGCGATGAGTCCGCTGTTTCCCTTCGGCCCGATGGCAGCCGCAGCGCTTGACCTCGCCTTCCTGCCGGCGCTGGCCGTGCTGATCGGCGGGCAGTTGCTGCGGGCCGGCAATTACCGCAACCTGCCGATCCTGGCGATGCTGCTGGCCTTCACCGCGGCCAATCTGCTGATCCATCTGGAACGCACGGGTATCACGGCGGATACCGCCCAGGCCGGCCGGATGCTGGCGGTGAACCTGACGCTGCTGCTGATCGTGCTGATCGGCGGGCGCATCGTACCGTCCTTCACGCTGAGCACGCTGCGGCGCCTGGGACAGCCGGTGGAAATCGCCCAGCCGCGCACGCTGGAAATCGCCTGCCTGCTGTCGGTGCTGGCCGTACTTGCCATCGATCTGGCGAGTCCGGACGGCAGTGCCGCCGGCATCGCGGCAGCGGTGGCTGCCGTGCTGAATGGCGTGCGGCTCGGCCTGTGGAAGGGACACCGCACCGCCGCCGATCCGCTGCTCTGGGTGCTGCATGTCGGCTATCTGTGGATTCCGCTTGGCCTTGCGCTGAAGGCCGTGTGGCTGCTGGCCGGGGCGGAGATCGGCCTGAACTGGCTGCATGCACTGACCTTCGGCGCGTTCAGCACGATGGTCCTGGCGGTGATGACCCGCGTCGCGCTGGGCCATACCGGACGGCCGCTGCGCGCGGCGCCGGCGACCGTCGCCAGCTACGTACTGCTGACGCTGGGGGCGCTTGTCCGGGTGTTCGGTCCGGCCCTGTTCCCGGCGCTGACGCTGCCGTCCATCGCCGCCGCCGGCCTGCTGTGGATGACGGCCTTCACGCTGTTCCTCGCCGTCTATGGACCGATCCTGCTCCGCCCCCGCGCCGATGGCCGCCCCGGCTGA
- a CDS encoding LysR substrate-binding domain-containing protein, translating into MRLLSAAMAGAGIARLATEYTEPHVRSGRLVRLLEGYAATLPAWHIYYPSRRYVPPALRAFLDFYRDILAGK; encoded by the coding sequence ATGCGTCTCCTGTCCGCCGCGATGGCAGGGGCTGGCATTGCGCGACTGGCGACGGAGTATACGGAGCCGCATGTCCGCTCCGGCCGGCTGGTCCGGCTGCTGGAGGGCTATGCCGCGACCCTGCCCGCCTGGCACATCTACTATCCCAGCCGCCGCTATGTGCCGCCGGCCCTGCGTGCGTTCCTCGATTTCTACCGGGATATCCTTGCAGGAAAATGA
- a CDS encoding molybdopterin cofactor-binding domain-containing protein, giving the protein MEPLNAVASVDADGGVTAMSHRVVSPSIMQFAFPQRWNPETGRDLLVMEGTESTDYAIPDFRAEHVITPRRCRVSAWRGIGWAPNCFARECFIDELAEQASSDPVAFRRKLLRDSPRGLAVLNAVAAMSGFGQAPQGRAHGLSFAGYKATRGAGVAEVSVEDGRFRVHRFWAAVDPGFAVHPENLRAQVEGGILFGLSSLMRERASFTDGMIDQNNFYDYEPIRIGEIPEIEVRIVESDSAPSGAGEIGVPMTGAAVANALRLLTGTAPRQMPFKVENS; this is encoded by the coding sequence ATGGAGCCGCTGAACGCCGTCGCGTCCGTGGATGCCGATGGTGGGGTGACGGCGATGAGCCACCGGGTCGTATCGCCGTCGATCATGCAGTTCGCCTTTCCGCAGCGCTGGAACCCGGAGACCGGGCGCGACCTTCTGGTCATGGAAGGGACCGAGAGCACCGACTATGCAATCCCGGATTTCCGCGCGGAGCATGTAATCACCCCGCGCCGCTGCCGCGTGTCGGCATGGCGCGGCATCGGCTGGGCCCCGAACTGCTTCGCCCGGGAGTGTTTCATCGACGAACTGGCGGAACAGGCCAGCAGCGATCCGGTGGCCTTCCGCCGAAAGCTGCTGCGCGACAGTCCGCGCGGCCTTGCGGTCCTCAATGCCGTGGCCGCCATGTCCGGCTTCGGACAGGCGCCGCAGGGGCGCGCCCATGGCCTTTCCTTCGCGGGCTACAAGGCGACCCGGGGTGCCGGTGTGGCGGAAGTGTCGGTCGAGGATGGCCGGTTCCGCGTGCATCGGTTCTGGGCGGCGGTGGATCCGGGCTTTGCCGTGCATCCGGAGAACCTGCGGGCGCAGGTCGAAGGCGGCATCCTGTTCGGGCTCTCCTCCCTGATGCGCGAGCGTGCAAGCTTCACGGACGGAATGATCGACCAGAACAATTTCTACGATTATGAGCCGATCCGAATCGGCGAGATTCCGGAGATTGAGGTGCGGATCGTCGAGTCCGATTCGGCACCGAGCGGCGCGGGCGAGATCGGCGTCCCGATGACCGGCGCGGCCGTGGCAAATGCCTTAAGGCTGCTGACCGGCACAGCCCCCCGGCAGATGCCGTTCAAAGTGGAGAATTCCTGA
- a CDS encoding SCO family protein — translation MSFARFTAVLIGAFAFAMPALAHHPGADLDRVMGSKEQLFQAIDSLAPPFDLADADGNIVKLSDFADRIVVLNFIFASCTDVCPLHSALIADVQSKINATPMKDMVQFITVTTDPGADTSDVLKSYGEAHGLDPYNWMFLTRRPGDPEDATRKLSGTYNVRFEPLDDGQQMHGVVTHVIDRGGRFAAKCHGLRFEPLNLVLYINGLTNAPYRPSKPTEAGWWGSVKGLFR, via the coding sequence ATGAGTTTCGCTCGATTTACCGCTGTTCTGATCGGCGCGTTCGCTTTTGCCATGCCGGCATTGGCGCACCATCCGGGCGCCGACCTCGACCGGGTCATGGGCAGCAAGGAGCAGTTATTTCAGGCCATCGACAGCCTGGCCCCGCCCTTCGATCTGGCCGATGCCGACGGGAACATCGTGAAACTATCGGACTTCGCCGACAGAATCGTCGTGCTGAACTTCATCTTTGCCAGCTGCACGGATGTCTGCCCGCTGCACTCCGCCCTGATCGCCGACGTGCAATCGAAGATCAACGCCACGCCGATGAAGGACATGGTCCAGTTCATCACGGTGACGACCGACCCCGGGGCCGACACGTCGGATGTCCTGAAGAGCTATGGCGAGGCGCACGGCCTCGACCCGTACAACTGGATGTTCCTGACCCGCCGCCCGGGCGATCCCGAGGATGCAACGCGAAAGCTCTCGGGGACCTATAACGTCAGGTTCGAGCCGCTGGATGACGGACAGCAGATGCATGGCGTCGTCACGCATGTGATCGACCGTGGCGGACGCTTCGCCGCCAAGTGCCATGGCCTGCGCTTCGAGCCCTTGAACCTGGTGCTTTACATCAACGGGCTGACCAACGCCCCCTATCGCCCATCCAAGCCGACAGAGGCTGGCTGGTGGGGCAGCGTGAAGGGGCTGTTCCGATGA
- a CDS encoding TlpA family protein disulfide reductase produces MKPLPALGFVLALVLSTATMADGPNAVPLHDTPQPLATVSFADENGNALTLDRWRDKVVLLNVWATWCAPCRHEMPTLDRLQTTLGGGRFEVVALSIDRAGVGAVRRFFDEIGIQHLGIFIDETMKASRDLGIYGLPGTLLIGPDGRELGRLIGPAERDTPEMVAFFEDVIAEHTGKESTR; encoded by the coding sequence ATGAAGCCCTTACCCGCGCTCGGGTTCGTGCTGGCGCTGGTCTTGTCGACCGCGACGATGGCGGACGGGCCGAATGCCGTCCCGCTGCACGACACGCCGCAGCCGCTCGCCACCGTCTCGTTCGCAGATGAGAACGGCAACGCGCTCACGCTCGACCGCTGGCGCGACAAGGTCGTCCTTCTCAACGTCTGGGCCACGTGGTGTGCCCCCTGCCGACACGAGATGCCGACACTGGACCGCCTTCAGACAACGCTCGGCGGCGGGCGCTTCGAGGTCGTGGCCCTGTCGATAGACCGCGCCGGCGTCGGTGCCGTCCGCAGATTCTTCGATGAGATCGGCATCCAACATCTGGGCATTTTCATCGACGAGACGATGAAGGCATCGCGCGACCTCGGGATCTACGGCCTCCCGGGGACATTGCTCATCGGACCGGACGGGCGGGAGCTCGGCCGGCTGATCGGACCGGCCGAACGGGACACACCGGAGATGGTCGCCTTCTTCGAGGACGTCATCGCCGAACACACAGGAAAGGAATCGACACGATGA
- a CDS encoding c-type cytochrome translates to MNRAVIGATILLGGSAVAGLLWAGLDRSGPTKVSGERLERGRAIYAANCASCHGAKLEGQPDWKSRLPSGRLPAPPHDASGHTWHHPDGVLFRITKEGPAAVVGGGYQSDMPGFAGVLSDEDIHAVLDFIKSTWPEREQQYQAEMSRREREAGQ, encoded by the coding sequence ATGAACCGCGCCGTTATTGGCGCCACGATATTGCTCGGCGGAAGCGCCGTGGCCGGGCTGCTCTGGGCCGGACTTGACCGGAGCGGTCCGACGAAGGTATCCGGCGAACGACTCGAACGCGGGCGAGCGATCTACGCAGCAAACTGCGCGTCCTGCCATGGCGCGAAGCTCGAAGGCCAGCCGGACTGGAAGAGTCGACTGCCGTCGGGTCGCCTGCCCGCGCCGCCGCACGACGCTTCGGGACACACCTGGCACCACCCTGACGGTGTCCTGTTCCGCATCACCAAGGAAGGACCCGCCGCGGTCGTCGGCGGCGGCTATCAGAGCGACATGCCTGGATTCGCTGGCGTGTTGTCCGACGAGGATATCCACGCGGTTCTGGACTTCATCAAGAGCACTTGGCCGGAGCGGGAGCAGCAATACCAGGCCGAGATGAGCCGCCGCGAAAGGGAGGCAGGCCAATGA
- a CDS encoding DUF411 domain-containing protein — translation MHRIIVAALAAAFLGAGVYFTNVSFTVAQEATLYKNPQCGCCEAYADYLRDNGFTVTVKPTHELVAMSREAGIPDDFQGCHLAFIDDYVVSGHVPVATVNRLLSEHPDIKGVTLPGMPMGSPGMSGAKTEPFTIYAVGDGKPSVYAVE, via the coding sequence ATGCACAGGATCATCGTCGCCGCCCTCGCCGCCGCCTTCCTCGGGGCGGGCGTCTATTTCACGAACGTATCTTTTACGGTCGCCCAGGAAGCGACCCTCTACAAGAACCCGCAATGCGGCTGCTGCGAAGCCTATGCCGACTATCTGCGCGACAACGGTTTCACCGTGACCGTCAAGCCGACCCATGAACTGGTCGCCATGAGCCGCGAGGCCGGCATCCCGGACGATTTCCAGGGCTGCCACCTCGCCTTCATCGACGATTATGTGGTGAGCGGCCATGTGCCTGTCGCGACCGTCAATCGCTTGCTCTCGGAGCATCCGGACATCAAGGGCGTGACCTTGCCCGGCATGCCGATGGGATCACCCGGCATGAGCGGCGCCAAGACCGAACCTTTTACGATCTACGCCGTGGGTGACGGCAAGCCGTCCGTATACGCGGTCGAATAG
- a CDS encoding multicopper oxidase family protein: protein MSPITLALSRRTLLKACAAGAASLGMPGLMFPARAAGVREFSLRAAPGQARLVPEPHGKTAAWCYNGVVPGPEIRVRQGARLRITVENGLAEETTVHWHGLRVPNAMDGVPHLNQPPIAPGGTFVYEFDAVDGGTFWYHPHQRSFEQVGRGLYGPLIVEEPEPPRVDRELVWVLDDWRLTGSAEISDDFGNGHDISHNGRIGNTVTINGHVPDALPVRSGERIRLRLINAANARIFGLDFHGHAPTVIALDGQPVTPHAPAGGLVVLGPAMRADIVLDMTGKPGSRVTVSDRFYRGLEYELVDLVYDGTPLRDNPLDRSVALPANPLPEPDIAVAHRHEVIFNGGMMGGMVMAEMGGSMGEGGRNGMGSDMMRGMMGMMHGQGIWFVNGKAAEGHVLDPMLTLTRDRSHVIAMTNATAWHHPIHLHGHSFRVISRNGAPTPHRAWQDTVLMAPREKVEIAFVADNPGDWMFHCHILEHQVGGMMGVIRVA, encoded by the coding sequence ATGTCACCGATCACCCTGGCGCTATCGCGCCGGACTTTACTGAAGGCGTGCGCCGCCGGCGCTGCCAGCCTTGGAATGCCTGGCCTCATGTTTCCCGCACGGGCGGCCGGCGTCCGGGAGTTCTCCTTGCGGGCCGCACCGGGACAGGCGCGGCTCGTACCGGAGCCGCATGGCAAGACGGCCGCCTGGTGCTACAACGGCGTTGTCCCCGGACCTGAGATTCGCGTGCGTCAGGGCGCGCGCCTCCGGATCACCGTCGAGAACGGGCTCGCCGAGGAGACCACCGTCCACTGGCACGGGCTCAGGGTGCCGAACGCCATGGATGGCGTGCCGCATCTCAACCAACCGCCGATCGCGCCGGGCGGGACCTTCGTCTACGAGTTCGACGCGGTCGATGGGGGCACCTTCTGGTATCACCCGCATCAGCGCAGCTTCGAGCAGGTCGGGCGCGGCCTCTACGGGCCGCTGATTGTCGAGGAGCCTGAACCTCCCCGAGTCGATCGGGAACTCGTCTGGGTGCTCGACGACTGGCGCCTCACCGGGTCAGCCGAGATCAGCGACGATTTCGGCAACGGCCATGACATCAGCCACAATGGCCGGATCGGCAACACCGTCACCATCAACGGTCACGTGCCGGACGCGCTTCCGGTGCGCAGCGGCGAGCGAATCCGGCTGCGGCTCATCAATGCCGCGAACGCGCGCATCTTCGGGCTCGACTTCCATGGCCACGCGCCGACGGTCATCGCGCTCGACGGCCAGCCGGTGACGCCGCATGCGCCGGCGGGCGGTCTCGTCGTGCTCGGGCCTGCCATGCGGGCCGATATCGTGCTCGACATGACCGGCAAGCCGGGCAGCCGTGTCACGGTCAGCGACCGGTTCTACCGGGGCCTCGAATACGAGCTGGTCGACCTAGTCTATGACGGGACACCGCTCAGGGACAATCCACTTGACCGGTCCGTCGCGCTTCCCGCGAACCCGTTGCCCGAACCCGATATCGCCGTCGCCCATCGCCATGAAGTGATCTTCAACGGCGGCATGATGGGCGGGATGGTGATGGCGGAGATGGGCGGCAGCATGGGCGAAGGCGGCCGGAACGGCATGGGCAGCGACATGATGCGTGGGATGATGGGCATGATGCACGGGCAGGGCATCTGGTTCGTCAACGGCAAGGCCGCCGAAGGCCATGTGCTCGACCCGATGCTGACGCTCACCCGCGACCGCTCGCATGTCATCGCCATGACCAATGCGACGGCGTGGCACCATCCAATCCACCTGCACGGCCATTCCTTCCGGGTGATCTCGCGCAACGGTGCGCCGACGCCGCACCGCGCATGGCAGGACACGGTGCTGATGGCGCCTCGGGAGAAGGTCGAGATTGCCTTCGTCGCCGACAATCCCGGCGACTGGATGTTCCACTGCCACATCCTCGAACACCAGGTCGGCGGGATGATGGGCGTCATCCGCGTCGCCTGA
- a CDS encoding cupredoxin domain-containing protein: MSKTLPNLLRISLLAGFTTIAAASAAFASPGHGLPFGEAAKAEQATRTVTITMRDNLYEPESLTVKPGEIVRFVLVNKGELLHEFNIGTAAMHAKHQEEMAMMMQHGMLTPTGMNHDMSKMDHSKMGGMNMGDMKHDDPNSVLVEPGKTAELVWKFTKPTELEFACNIPGHYESGMAGPINFTK; encoded by the coding sequence ATGTCGAAAACACTCCCGAACCTTCTCCGCATTTCTCTCCTCGCCGGCTTCACGACGATCGCCGCCGCGAGCGCCGCTTTCGCATCTCCCGGTCATGGCCTGCCGTTCGGCGAGGCCGCCAAGGCCGAGCAGGCGACGCGCACCGTGACGATCACCATGCGCGACAATCTGTACGAACCAGAAAGTCTGACCGTGAAGCCGGGCGAGATCGTCCGCTTCGTCCTCGTGAACAAGGGCGAACTGCTTCACGAGTTCAACATCGGAACCGCCGCCATGCACGCCAAGCACCAGGAAGAAATGGCGATGATGATGCAACACGGCATGCTGACGCCGACGGGCATGAATCACGACATGTCGAAGATGGACCATTCAAAGATGGGCGGCATGAACATGGGCGATATGAAGCATGACGATCCCAACAGCGTCCTGGTCGAGCCCGGCAAGACGGCTGAGCTGGTCTGGAAGTTCACGAAGCCGACCGAACTCGAATTCGCCTGCAACATCCCGGGACACTACGAGTCCGGGATGGCTGGCCCGATCAACTTTACGAAGTGA
- a CDS encoding copper resistance system multicopper oxidase, translating to MNKPITVFSRRDALKLAGAAGFAGTVAVYPSRRSFASSTKEYTLNVDADRIAVDGVSSNAILMGGSVPAPTMRWREGDEVVVYATNRLDAPTSIHWHGLLIEGVMDGAPGFNGYVAIQPGETYTYRFKLRQAGTYWYHSHSAMQEQQGMYGAIVIEPSGREPVRADRDYVVVLSDHTQEDPMRVLSNLKADAGYYNYGKRTLIDFFRDANRDGFNTALKDRMEWGDMRMDPTDLADVTGYTFLINGRGPKDNWTALFNPGERIRLRFINASAMSFFDVRIPGLPMTVFSADGQNVQPVRVDEFRFGVGETYDVIVLPRDDKAFTIFAEPIDRSGYARATLAPREGMEAAIPEQRPRTILSMADMGMAHGGMDHGSMTGMDHGSMAGGAMSGGAMGGMDHSKMGGAPMAGMDHGAMGHGGAAAEGGERRPFGWADASTPPGMKALDYADLKASTPNSDDREPTQEIEVRLTGIMERYMWNLNGRPFGKDEPIRVAYGDRVRLKFINTTMMAHPMHLHGMFVELENGQTDRKPRKHVVVVPPGKTVSAVLTANEPGDWPFHCHLIYHMEAGMMTRFIVEPKSA from the coding sequence ATGAACAAGCCAATCACTGTTTTCTCGCGACGGGACGCGCTCAAGCTCGCCGGAGCGGCAGGCTTCGCCGGCACCGTCGCTGTCTATCCCAGCCGCCGCAGCTTCGCCTCTTCGACGAAGGAGTACACGCTGAACGTCGACGCTGATCGCATCGCCGTCGATGGCGTTAGCAGCAACGCCATCCTGATGGGCGGTTCCGTGCCGGCGCCGACGATGCGCTGGCGCGAGGGTGACGAGGTCGTGGTCTATGCGACCAATCGTCTGGATGCGCCCACGTCCATCCACTGGCACGGACTCCTCATCGAAGGCGTCATGGATGGCGCACCCGGCTTCAACGGCTATGTCGCCATCCAGCCCGGCGAGACCTACACCTACCGGTTCAAGCTGCGCCAGGCCGGTACCTATTGGTACCACAGCCACTCCGCGATGCAGGAGCAGCAGGGCATGTACGGCGCCATCGTCATCGAACCCTCCGGGCGCGAACCGGTTCGCGCGGATCGCGACTATGTTGTGGTCCTCTCGGACCATACCCAGGAAGACCCGATGCGCGTTCTGTCCAACCTGAAGGCCGATGCCGGCTACTACAATTACGGGAAAAGGACCCTCATCGACTTCTTCCGGGACGCAAACCGCGACGGGTTCAATACCGCTCTGAAGGACCGCATGGAATGGGGCGACATGCGGATGGACCCGACCGACCTCGCGGACGTGACCGGATACACCTTCCTGATCAACGGCCGTGGACCGAAAGACAACTGGACCGCTCTGTTCAACCCCGGTGAGCGTATCCGGCTCAGGTTTATCAACGCATCGGCCATGAGCTTCTTCGACGTCCGCATACCGGGACTTCCCATGACCGTGTTCTCCGCCGATGGGCAGAATGTCCAGCCGGTTCGTGTCGACGAGTTCCGCTTCGGTGTCGGCGAGACATACGACGTCATCGTGCTTCCACGCGATGACAAGGCGTTCACGATCTTTGCCGAGCCGATTGATCGTTCGGGCTATGCCCGGGCGACGCTGGCGCCGCGTGAGGGTATGGAGGCTGCTATCCCCGAACAGCGACCGCGCACGATCCTCAGCATGGCGGACATGGGCATGGCGCACGGTGGCATGGACCACGGTTCGATGACGGGGATGGACCATGGCTCGATGGCGGGCGGCGCCATGTCCGGTGGCGCCATGGGTGGCATGGACCATAGCAAGATGGGCGGGGCTCCCATGGCTGGCATGGACCACGGCGCCATGGGTCATGGCGGAGCGGCGGCCGAGGGAGGAGAACGCCGTCCCTTCGGCTGGGCCGATGCGAGCACCCCACCGGGAATGAAGGCGCTGGACTACGCTGACCTGAAGGCATCGACACCGAATTCGGACGACCGCGAGCCGACCCAGGAGATCGAAGTGCGGCTGACAGGCATCATGGAACGATACATGTGGAATCTGAACGGCCGTCCCTTCGGGAAGGACGAGCCGATCCGCGTGGCCTATGGAGACCGTGTACGCCTGAAGTTCATCAACACGACCATGATGGCGCACCCGATGCACCTGCATGGCATGTTTGTCGAACTGGAGAACGGCCAGACCGACAGGAAGCCACGCAAGCACGTCGTCGTGGTACCTCCCGGCAAGACCGTCTCTGCGGTGTTGACGGCGAACGAGCCGGGCGACTGGCCGTTCCATTGCCACCTTATCTATCACATGGAAGCTGGGATGATGACGCGTTTCATCGTCGAGCCGAAAAGCGCGTGA
- a CDS encoding copper resistance protein B: MKSMIARYNSRQELAFLAGFLPALFLFGPAQSAEPDQLFTFFQAEQFEYRANDGQDSLNWDAQGWIGNDDHKAWLKTEGEKPTDGRLEKGEIQLLYSRRISDFFDAQVGVRYDLEPGPERGFGVFALQGLAPYWFEVDASAFVSNEGELSARFEAEYDLLITQKLILQPTAEVNLAAQSVRERGIGSGINDVELGLRLRYEIERSFAPYIGISWERKIGETADFARDEGEDIDNLSFVTGIRFSF; encoded by the coding sequence ATGAAATCGATGATTGCACGATACAATTCTCGGCAGGAACTTGCGTTCCTTGCCGGTTTTCTTCCCGCCCTGTTCCTGTTCGGCCCGGCCCAGTCCGCCGAGCCCGATCAGCTGTTCACCTTCTTTCAGGCCGAGCAGTTCGAATACCGGGCGAACGACGGGCAGGACAGTCTCAACTGGGATGCCCAGGGCTGGATCGGTAACGACGACCACAAGGCCTGGCTGAAAACCGAGGGCGAGAAGCCGACGGACGGACGACTGGAAAAGGGAGAAATCCAGCTGCTCTACAGCCGCCGGATTTCCGATTTTTTCGATGCGCAGGTGGGTGTGCGCTATGACCTGGAACCCGGCCCCGAACGGGGGTTCGGCGTCTTCGCCCTGCAGGGACTGGCACCCTATTGGTTCGAAGTCGATGCCTCCGCGTTCGTCAGCAACGAAGGCGAGCTTTCGGCTCGCTTCGAGGCCGAATACGACCTCCTGATCACACAGAAGCTAATCCTGCAACCGACGGCCGAGGTCAACCTCGCAGCCCAAAGCGTACGGGAGCGGGGCATCGGCTCCGGCATCAACGATGTCGAGCTCGGGCTTCGCCTCCGCTACGAAATCGAGCGGAGCTTCGCTCCGTATATCGGCATCAGTTGGGAGCGCAAAATCGGCGAGACGGCCGATTTCGCGCGGGACGAGGGAGAAGATATCGACAATCTATCCTTCGTCACCGGAATCCGTTTCTCGTTCTAA
- a CDS encoding pseudoazurin, which translates to MEMRNQSGSERFVYEPDFIRISPGDTVVFVPIDKGHNAVSIDGFGADGDQPINVGFNKEVSVTFDKPGIYGVKCTPHVGLGMVGIIVVGEVEVPEAARASIAKLPPKARQRLELLLGQVGRS; encoded by the coding sequence ATGGAGATGCGCAATCAGTCTGGAAGCGAGCGGTTCGTCTATGAACCGGATTTCATCCGAATATCGCCTGGTGACACGGTCGTCTTCGTCCCCATCGACAAGGGCCACAACGCCGTCTCCATCGACGGGTTTGGCGCCGACGGCGATCAGCCGATCAATGTCGGCTTCAACAAGGAGGTATCGGTCACTTTCGACAAGCCCGGCATCTATGGCGTGAAATGCACACCTCATGTTGGGCTCGGCATGGTCGGCATCATTGTCGTGGGCGAGGTTGAGGTGCCGGAGGCAGCGCGGGCGAGCATCGCAAAGCTTCCGCCGAAGGCACGCCAGCGGCTCGAATTGCTGCTCGGACAGGTCGGGCGCTCCTGA
- a CDS encoding copper chaperone PCu(A)C → MLVAVGALNLLVGLGDAYADAPPLSLGNEIQVENAYATSGPVGGSTEVRFRLVNESGTTVVLLGVSSRIAENSRLIARIGASDTTELQSISVLAGEVLDLTTSHLWYELFPLRNKLETGDVFDLELDLVNARVMTDVHVH, encoded by the coding sequence GTGTTGGTCGCTGTCGGCGCTCTCAATCTCCTTGTGGGCCTTGGAGATGCCTACGCCGACGCCCCGCCGCTGTCATTGGGAAACGAGATCCAAGTCGAGAACGCCTATGCCACCAGTGGTCCCGTAGGAGGCTCGACGGAAGTTCGGTTCCGACTGGTAAACGAAAGCGGCACAACCGTCGTGCTGTTGGGGGTGAGTTCCCGGATCGCCGAAAACTCAAGACTCATCGCCCGAATCGGAGCCTCGGACACCACTGAACTCCAATCGATCAGCGTGCTTGCAGGGGAAGTACTCGATCTCACGACTTCGCACCTTTGGTATGAGCTGTTTCCTCTACGCAATAAGCTCGAAACGGGGGACGTCTTCGATCTTGAACTCGATCTTGTGAATGCGCGCGTTATGACAGACGTCCACGTTCACTGA